The following proteins are encoded in a genomic region of Saccharopolyspora antimicrobica:
- the tcuA gene encoding FAD-dependent tricarballylate dehydrogenase TcuA — protein MTDEFDVVVVGGGNAGFSAAHSAVEQGARVLLLEKAPEAAAGGNSFYTAGAFRFAMDSIDEVADLLEPDERHADAVVPAYPASAFEADMRRVTGGRCDPVLTEVLVSRSADAVRWLATKGIRWRLMYERQSYLSDGKWVFSGGLFVGTVDGGKGLIAQHTQAALEAGVEIRYGAEVTALHRAERGVTYRDSDGAEHRVAAGAVVLSAGGFESDPQRRAEHLGEGWDRALVRGTPTNTGEVLELALAAGAAPHGDWGSCHSVAWDADGSPTGGNRELTNQLTRQSYPIGIVVNVNGDRFVDEGADFRNYTYAKYGREILHQPQGRAFQLFDAKTRPLLRKEEYDSRPIAGARADSLAELAAQLGIDAAGLQRTVDEFNESIVDRPFDPAVKDGRAARVDPPKSNWAQALDTAPYYGYAVGCGITFTFGGLHVDESARVLDTGGRPIEGFYAAGEMVGGLFSGNYPGGSGLTSGAVFGRLAGAGAGRSARRG, from the coding sequence ATGACCGACGAGTTCGACGTGGTGGTGGTCGGCGGCGGCAACGCCGGGTTCTCCGCCGCGCATTCGGCCGTGGAGCAGGGCGCGAGGGTGCTGCTGCTGGAGAAGGCGCCCGAAGCCGCGGCCGGGGGCAACTCGTTCTACACCGCGGGCGCGTTCCGGTTCGCCATGGACAGCATCGACGAGGTCGCCGATCTGCTCGAACCCGACGAGCGGCACGCCGACGCCGTGGTGCCCGCCTACCCCGCGAGCGCGTTCGAGGCCGACATGAGGCGGGTCACCGGCGGCAGGTGCGATCCGGTGCTGACCGAGGTGCTGGTCTCCCGGTCCGCCGACGCGGTGCGCTGGCTGGCGACCAAGGGCATCAGGTGGCGGCTGATGTACGAGCGGCAGTCCTACCTCTCGGACGGCAAGTGGGTGTTCTCCGGCGGCCTGTTCGTCGGCACCGTCGACGGCGGCAAGGGGCTCATCGCCCAGCACACCCAGGCCGCGCTCGAAGCGGGTGTGGAGATCCGCTACGGCGCGGAAGTCACCGCGCTGCACCGGGCCGAGCGCGGTGTCACCTACCGCGACTCCGATGGCGCCGAGCACCGCGTCGCCGCCGGTGCCGTGGTGCTCTCGGCCGGTGGGTTCGAGTCCGACCCGCAGCGCCGCGCCGAGCACCTTGGCGAGGGCTGGGACCGCGCCCTGGTCCGCGGCACTCCCACCAACACCGGTGAGGTGCTCGAACTCGCGCTGGCCGCCGGCGCCGCGCCGCACGGCGACTGGGGTTCCTGCCACAGCGTCGCCTGGGACGCCGACGGCAGCCCGACCGGCGGCAACCGGGAGCTGACCAACCAGCTGACCCGGCAGAGCTATCCGATCGGCATCGTGGTCAACGTCAACGGCGACCGGTTCGTCGACGAGGGCGCGGACTTCCGCAACTACACCTACGCCAAGTACGGCCGGGAGATCCTGCACCAGCCGCAGGGCCGCGCGTTCCAGCTCTTCGACGCCAAGACCCGTCCGCTGCTGCGGAAGGAGGAGTACGACTCGCGGCCGATCGCGGGAGCGCGGGCCGACTCGCTCGCCGAGCTCGCCGCGCAGCTGGGCATCGACGCCGCGGGGTTGCAGCGCACCGTCGACGAGTTCAACGAGTCCATCGTGGACCGGCCGTTCGACCCGGCGGTCAAGGACGGCCGCGCCGCGCGGGTCGATCCGCCGAAGTCCAACTGGGCGCAGGCGCTGGACACCGCCCCGTACTACGGCTACGCCGTCGGCTGCGGCATCACCTTCACCTTCGGCGGCCTGCACGTCGACGAGTCGGCGCGGGTCCTGGACACCGGCGGCCGGCCGATCGAGGGGTTCTACGCCGCGGGGGAGATGGTCGGCGGGCTGTTCTCCGGCAACTACCCGGGCGGCAGCGGCCTGACCTCGGGGGCGGTGTTCGGGCGGCTGGCCGGCGCCGGTGCCGGGAGGTCGGCGCGCCGTGGCTGA
- a CDS encoding N-acyl homoserine lactonase family protein, whose translation MAEEFQVYAIRFAHRDASVRGEHFYGHDPCALDDWPISYYVWLAVSGSRAVLVDAGFTPETAARRGNRDYLRSPMDTIRALGVDPDDIGHLVISHLHYDHSGHAADFPRAEVVLQESELAFWTSRHAARGQLAHFVEPADVGYLVEQNFTGRVRLVDGVHEVVPGVTAHRVGGHTPGLQVVRVRTAVGNVVLAADASHFYENVEQRKPYGVVTHLPAMYDAFDALHALSDRPEGIVPGHDPQVLQRFPAVPGLEGLAVRIA comes from the coding sequence GTGGCTGAGGAGTTCCAGGTGTACGCGATCAGGTTCGCGCACCGCGATGCGTCGGTGCGCGGCGAGCACTTCTACGGCCACGACCCGTGCGCCCTGGACGACTGGCCGATCTCCTACTACGTGTGGCTGGCGGTCTCCGGCTCCCGCGCCGTGCTCGTCGACGCCGGTTTCACCCCGGAAACGGCGGCCAGGCGCGGGAATCGCGACTACCTGCGGTCCCCGATGGACACCATCCGCGCGCTGGGCGTGGACCCGGACGACATCGGTCACCTGGTGATCAGCCACCTGCACTACGACCACTCCGGGCACGCGGCGGACTTCCCGCGGGCGGAAGTGGTGCTGCAGGAGTCGGAGCTGGCGTTCTGGACGTCCCGGCACGCCGCGCGCGGGCAGCTGGCGCACTTCGTGGAACCGGCCGACGTCGGGTACCTGGTCGAGCAGAACTTCACCGGCCGGGTGCGCCTGGTCGACGGGGTGCACGAGGTGGTGCCGGGGGTGACCGCGCACCGGGTCGGCGGGCACACCCCGGGCCTGCAGGTGGTGCGGGTCCGCACCGCGGTCGGCAACGTCGTGCTGGCCGCCGACGCGTCGCACTTCTACGAGAACGTGGAGCAGCGCAAGCCCTACGGGGTGGTGACGCACCTGCCCGCGATGTACGACGCCTTCGACGCCCTGCACGCGCTCTCGGACCGCCCGGAGGGGATCGTGCCCGGCCACGATCCCCAGGTGCTGCAACGGTTCCCGGCGGTGCCGGGACTGGAGGGGCTGGCCGTGCGGATCGCCTGA
- a CDS encoding GntR family transcriptional regulator, whose amino-acid sequence MARRVLRPRADLQKEGAALSEVYDRLRGEIVDGTFEAGAQLVELALAEKYGTSRTPVREALRRLEQDGLVERAERGMRVRTRSPEEILEIYEVRISLEATAAAAAAQRRSDFDLIRIRRAQTAMDNTATDDPAAMAAANRAVHEAIWVASHNGTIVDLLTRLNNHLTRYPATTLKVPGRWSEALAEHHALIDAIEQRDADRAHDLARDHMTKARELRLQIYRDEPAD is encoded by the coding sequence GTGGCTCGTCGAGTGCTCCGCCCACGAGCGGACCTGCAGAAGGAGGGGGCGGCGCTGTCCGAGGTGTACGACCGGCTGCGCGGCGAGATCGTCGACGGCACGTTCGAGGCCGGGGCCCAACTGGTCGAGCTGGCCCTGGCCGAGAAGTACGGCACCAGCCGCACGCCGGTCCGCGAGGCGCTGCGCCGCCTGGAGCAGGACGGTCTGGTCGAACGCGCTGAGCGCGGCATGCGGGTGCGCACCCGCAGCCCCGAGGAGATCCTGGAGATCTACGAGGTCCGGATCTCCCTGGAGGCCACCGCGGCCGCAGCCGCCGCCCAGCGGCGCAGCGACTTCGACCTGATCCGCATCCGGCGCGCCCAGACGGCGATGGACAACACCGCGACCGACGATCCGGCCGCGATGGCGGCGGCCAACCGCGCGGTGCACGAGGCGATCTGGGTGGCCAGCCACAACGGCACCATCGTGGACCTGCTGACCCGCCTGAACAACCACCTCACCCGGTACCCGGCGACCACGCTGAAGGTCCCGGGCCGCTGGTCCGAGGCGCTGGCCGAGCACCACGCCCTCATCGACGCGATCGAGCAGCGCGACGCGGACCGGGCGCACGACCTGGCGCGGGACCACATGACCAAGGCCCGCGAGCTGCGGCTGCAGATCTACCGGGACGAGCCCGCCGACTGA
- a CDS encoding glycoside hydrolase family 10 protein, whose translation MTRAQGLRRIRADVLVLALGMVAVLLGVFSTAGAAAKAPSTAMRGVWIASVANIDWPSKPGLSAEQQQAEYRKLLDQAVNNKLNAVFVQVRPTADAFWPSPHEPWSHWLTGEQGRDPGYDPLKFAVDEAHQRGLAFHAWFNPYRVSMQADPQALVPEHPARQHPDWTFAYGGKLYFDPGVPEAREFVTEAIMHAVRNYDVDGVHLDDYFYPYPVDGERIPDEDTFAEHGGDFTDIADWRRDNVNRLVSELDKRVHEARPDAQFGVSPFGIWRNASSDPDGSDTNGLESYSAIYADTRKWVKAGWVDYIAPQIYWPIGHSAADYAKLVPWWSETVTGTDVDLHIGQAAYRVGQEGWTDPGELSKHLTLNAENPGVKGDIYFSAKSLTSNAAEAIARVVEEHYGG comes from the coding sequence GAGCACGGCGATGCGCGGGGTGTGGATCGCCTCGGTGGCCAACATCGACTGGCCGAGCAAGCCGGGCCTGTCCGCCGAGCAGCAGCAGGCCGAGTACCGGAAGCTGCTCGACCAGGCCGTGAACAACAAGCTCAACGCGGTGTTCGTGCAGGTCAGGCCGACGGCGGACGCGTTCTGGCCGTCGCCGCACGAGCCGTGGTCGCACTGGCTGACCGGCGAGCAGGGCAGGGACCCCGGTTACGACCCGCTGAAGTTCGCCGTCGACGAGGCGCACCAGCGCGGGCTGGCGTTCCACGCCTGGTTCAACCCGTACCGGGTCAGCATGCAGGCCGATCCGCAGGCGCTGGTGCCCGAGCACCCGGCGCGGCAGCACCCGGACTGGACCTTCGCCTACGGCGGCAAGCTGTACTTCGACCCGGGTGTGCCCGAGGCGCGCGAGTTCGTCACCGAGGCGATCATGCACGCGGTGCGCAACTACGACGTGGACGGCGTGCACCTGGACGACTACTTCTACCCCTACCCCGTCGACGGCGAGCGGATCCCGGACGAGGACACCTTCGCCGAGCACGGCGGGGACTTCACCGACATCGCCGACTGGCGGCGCGACAACGTGAACCGGCTGGTGTCCGAACTGGACAAGCGGGTGCACGAGGCCAGGCCGGACGCGCAGTTCGGCGTCAGCCCGTTCGGCATCTGGCGCAACGCCTCCAGCGATCCGGACGGCTCGGACACCAACGGGCTGGAGTCGTACTCGGCGATCTACGCCGACACCCGCAAGTGGGTCAAGGCGGGCTGGGTCGACTACATCGCCCCGCAGATCTACTGGCCGATCGGCCACTCCGCCGCCGATTACGCGAAACTCGTTCCGTGGTGGTCGGAAACCGTCACCGGCACCGACGTCGACCTCCACATCGGGCAGGCGGCCTACCGGGTCGGCCAGGAGGGCTGGACCGACCCGGGCGAGCTGTCGAAGCACCTGACGCTCAACGCCGAGAACCCCGGCGTCAAGGGCGACATCTACTTCAGCGCGAAGTCCCTGACCAGCAACGCCGCCGAGGCCATCGCCCGGGTCGTCGAGGAGCACTACGGCGGCTGA